A stretch of Carya illinoinensis cultivar Pawnee chromosome 14, C.illinoinensisPawnee_v1, whole genome shotgun sequence DNA encodes these proteins:
- the LOC122294830 gene encoding E3 ubiquitin-protein ligase SIRP1 isoform X1, with translation MLLFSSLISGIKEIVKVVGGKEERREMEEAMAARYWCHRCSQTVNPIVEVEIKCPFCQTGFIEEMSNTTTAANQVTDIDTDTDFGSDRALSLWASILLGMMGNPPRHRRRRFRRLDFELGHEDEDEDNDDNGDEGRRGGETELDRELESIIRRRRRSSATILQLLQGIRAGMASELTENFEGDRDREMDRERERLVLINPFNQTIIVQGSNDSSRGQSENQSPIGSLGDYFIGPGLDLVLQHLAENDPNRYGTPPAEREAIEALPTVMVEENLQCPVCLDEFEVGSKAKEMPCKHKFHSGCILPWLQLHSSCPVCRYQLPADETKRDSDGSRNSSSQRERENDHGIGEEGDGRSASGRRFSIPWPFNGLFSSSGGGNSSSTSSSSSANATGGGNASYQTDEN, from the exons AtgcttcttttctcttctctgaTTAG TGGGATCAAGGAAATTGTGAAGGTGGTGGGTGGGAAAGAAGAGAGGAGAGAAATGGAGGAAGCAATGGCGGCAAGATATTGGTGTCACAGATGCTCTCAAACGGTGAATCCTATCGTGGAAGTTGAGATCAAATGCCCCTTTTGCCAAACCGGATTCATTGAGGAAATGAGTAACACCACCACCGCGGCCAATCAAGTCACTGATATCGACACTGACACCGATTTCGGATCTGACCGGGCCCTTTCACTCTGGGCATCTATCTTGCTCGGCATGATGGGCAATCCTCCACGTCATCGCCGCAGAAGATTCAGACGCCTGGACTTTGAGTTGGGgcatgaagatgaagatgaagataatgATGACAATGGTGATGAAGGCCGCAGGGGAGGAGAGACTGAATTGGATCGTGAGCTTGAATCCATCATTAGGAGGAGGAGGCGAAGCTCAGCTACTATACTACAATTGCTTCAAGGGATTCGAGCTGGAATGGCATCTGAATTGACCGAAAATTTTGAGGGTGATAGGGATAGAGAGATGGATAGAGAAAGAGAGCGCCTAGTTTTGATCAATCCTTTCAATCAGACTATCATCGTTCAGGGATCTAATGATTCGAGCAGGGGTCAAAGCGAGAACCAGAGCCCCATTGGATCTTTAGGCGACTATTTCATTGGGCCTGGTTTGGATTTAGTGCTACAGCATTTGGCtgagaatgatccaaatagatACGGGACTCCACCTGCGGAAAGGGAGGCGATTGAAGCATTGCCTACTGTGATGGTCGAGGAGAATTTGCAGTGTCCAGTGTGTTTGGATGAGTTTGAGGTTGGTTCTAAAGCAAAGGAGATGCCATGCAAGCATAAGTTTCATAGTGGGTGTATTCTGCCATGGCTGCAACTTCATAGTTCTTGTCCAGTCTGCAGGTATCAGTTGCCTGCGGATGAGACCAAGCGTGATTCAGATGGGTCTAGGAACAGCAGTAGTCAAAGGGAGAGGGAGAATGATCATGGCATTGGTGAAGAGGGAGATGGGAGAAGTGCTAGTGGGAGAAGGTTTTCAATTCCATGGCCTTTTAATGGTCTGTTTTCTTCTTCTGGTGGGGGGAATTCTTCTTCTACCTCCTCATCTTCGTCAGCTAATGCCACCGGAGGTGGAAATGCTTCTTATCAAACAGATGAGAATTGA
- the LOC122294830 gene encoding E3 ubiquitin-protein ligase SIRP1 isoform X2 yields MEEAMAARYWCHRCSQTVNPIVEVEIKCPFCQTGFIEEMSNTTTAANQVTDIDTDTDFGSDRALSLWASILLGMMGNPPRHRRRRFRRLDFELGHEDEDEDNDDNGDEGRRGGETELDRELESIIRRRRRSSATILQLLQGIRAGMASELTENFEGDRDREMDRERERLVLINPFNQTIIVQGSNDSSRGQSENQSPIGSLGDYFIGPGLDLVLQHLAENDPNRYGTPPAEREAIEALPTVMVEENLQCPVCLDEFEVGSKAKEMPCKHKFHSGCILPWLQLHSSCPVCRYQLPADETKRDSDGSRNSSSQRERENDHGIGEEGDGRSASGRRFSIPWPFNGLFSSSGGGNSSSTSSSSSANATGGGNASYQTDEN; encoded by the coding sequence ATGGAGGAAGCAATGGCGGCAAGATATTGGTGTCACAGATGCTCTCAAACGGTGAATCCTATCGTGGAAGTTGAGATCAAATGCCCCTTTTGCCAAACCGGATTCATTGAGGAAATGAGTAACACCACCACCGCGGCCAATCAAGTCACTGATATCGACACTGACACCGATTTCGGATCTGACCGGGCCCTTTCACTCTGGGCATCTATCTTGCTCGGCATGATGGGCAATCCTCCACGTCATCGCCGCAGAAGATTCAGACGCCTGGACTTTGAGTTGGGgcatgaagatgaagatgaagataatgATGACAATGGTGATGAAGGCCGCAGGGGAGGAGAGACTGAATTGGATCGTGAGCTTGAATCCATCATTAGGAGGAGGAGGCGAAGCTCAGCTACTATACTACAATTGCTTCAAGGGATTCGAGCTGGAATGGCATCTGAATTGACCGAAAATTTTGAGGGTGATAGGGATAGAGAGATGGATAGAGAAAGAGAGCGCCTAGTTTTGATCAATCCTTTCAATCAGACTATCATCGTTCAGGGATCTAATGATTCGAGCAGGGGTCAAAGCGAGAACCAGAGCCCCATTGGATCTTTAGGCGACTATTTCATTGGGCCTGGTTTGGATTTAGTGCTACAGCATTTGGCtgagaatgatccaaatagatACGGGACTCCACCTGCGGAAAGGGAGGCGATTGAAGCATTGCCTACTGTGATGGTCGAGGAGAATTTGCAGTGTCCAGTGTGTTTGGATGAGTTTGAGGTTGGTTCTAAAGCAAAGGAGATGCCATGCAAGCATAAGTTTCATAGTGGGTGTATTCTGCCATGGCTGCAACTTCATAGTTCTTGTCCAGTCTGCAGGTATCAGTTGCCTGCGGATGAGACCAAGCGTGATTCAGATGGGTCTAGGAACAGCAGTAGTCAAAGGGAGAGGGAGAATGATCATGGCATTGGTGAAGAGGGAGATGGGAGAAGTGCTAGTGGGAGAAGGTTTTCAATTCCATGGCCTTTTAATGGTCTGTTTTCTTCTTCTGGTGGGGGGAATTCTTCTTCTACCTCCTCATCTTCGTCAGCTAATGCCACCGGAGGTGGAAATGCTTCTTATCAAACAGATGAGAATTGA